Proteins encoded by one window of Geoalkalibacter sp.:
- a CDS encoding Crp/Fnr family transcriptional regulator yields the protein MTTTAVQERFRFFAKLSEMEVQDFLRFCEERDVPQGGLLWAEGDRENYAAFILSGRLGIKKKTEFGDKHVVVGTYDPGSVVGEFCLLTCNPRAVSALSLEPSRVLVLHNHKFEELVTQHPRLGLNLLRHLFMATSARLTKSYERIASIF from the coding sequence ATGACAACCACCGCCGTACAGGAACGATTCCGTTTTTTCGCCAAACTCAGCGAAATGGAGGTCCAGGATTTTCTCCGTTTCTGCGAGGAGCGCGACGTGCCCCAAGGTGGCTTGCTCTGGGCGGAAGGAGATCGGGAAAACTACGCGGCGTTCATCCTCAGCGGCCGCCTGGGCATCAAGAAAAAAACCGAATTCGGCGACAAGCACGTGGTGGTCGGCACCTACGATCCCGGGTCGGTGGTCGGTGAATTCTGCCTGCTGACCTGCAATCCGCGCGCGGTCAGCGCCCTTTCCCTCGAACCCTCGCGCGTTCTGGTTCTGCACAACCACAAATTCGAGGAACTGGTGACGCAACACCCCCGCCTCGGCCTCAATCTGCTGCGCCACCTGTTCATGGCCACATCGGCGCGGCTGACCAAATCCTACGAACGCATCGCTTCGATCTTTTGA
- a CDS encoding MlaE family ABC transporter permease — MLNFFEKLGDQCLHVLEQLGRMGIFLCACLWCVITPPYKLSPILRQIHFIGSRSIFVIFFTGAFTGMVLALQGYYTLRKFGSEGLLGSAVALSLIRELGPVVAALMVIGRAGSAICAEVGIMRNSEQIDALECMAVDPYRYLMAPKFVAAVLSLPLLTAVFDVVGIFGGWLIGVVLLGINEGTYFQAMYASVEWQDVKMGLIKSLVFGLLLIWIAASKGYFLHFERGGGFGAEGVSRTTTDAVVLSSVAVLLWDYLISAIML; from the coding sequence ATGCTGAATTTTTTCGAGAAGCTCGGCGATCAGTGCCTGCATGTCCTTGAGCAACTGGGCCGCATGGGGATTTTTCTTTGTGCCTGCCTGTGGTGCGTCATCACACCTCCCTACAAACTTTCTCCCATTCTCCGTCAGATTCATTTCATCGGCTCCCGCTCGATTTTCGTCATTTTTTTCACCGGGGCCTTTACCGGCATGGTACTGGCGCTGCAGGGCTACTACACCTTGCGCAAGTTCGGCTCCGAGGGGCTGCTCGGCTCGGCCGTGGCCCTGAGTCTGATCCGCGAGCTGGGGCCGGTGGTGGCGGCGTTGATGGTGATCGGCCGCGCCGGTTCGGCGATCTGCGCAGAGGTCGGCATCATGCGCAATTCCGAGCAAATCGACGCCCTGGAGTGTATGGCGGTTGATCCGTACAGGTATCTGATGGCGCCCAAGTTCGTGGCCGCCGTGCTGTCCCTGCCTTTGTTGACGGCGGTTTTCGATGTGGTTGGTATTTTCGGCGGTTGGCTGATCGGGGTGGTGCTGCTGGGGATCAACGAAGGCACCTACTTTCAGGCCATGTACGCCAGCGTCGAGTGGCAGGATGTCAAGATGGGCCTGATCAAATCCCTGGTGTTCGGCTTGCTGCTGATTTGGATCGCAGCGTCCAAGGGCTATTTTCTGCACTTTGAGCGCGGCGGCGGCTTTGGGGCCGAAGGCGTGAGCCGCACCACCACCGACGCCGTGGTGCTGTCCTCGGTGGCGGTGCTGCTGTGGGATTATCTGATCAGCGCGATCATGCTGTAA
- a CDS encoding ABC transporter ATP-binding protein, whose translation MSNDIVIELKDVHKTFGTQQVLRGVNLQVREGTTMVIVGASGQGKSVILKHMLGLIKPERGEVLVFGRDLTRIRAREIKEIRTQFGVLFQNAALFDSMTVFDNVALPLRERTKVPEDQIRRSVMDKLALMDLQGAEDKYPAQISGGMRKRVGLARALMLNPRVVFFDEPTTGLDVHKSNEIYRLFHRTQRQLKYTAVIVSHDVPKIFKLADAVALLAEGVIQGCMSPEEFQLADNPIIREFVETTMGPIYSSEKEESILYETL comes from the coding sequence GTGAGTAATGACATCGTCATCGAACTGAAAGACGTGCACAAGACCTTCGGGACCCAACAGGTGCTGCGCGGCGTCAACCTGCAAGTGCGCGAGGGCACCACCATGGTGATCGTCGGCGCCAGCGGCCAGGGCAAGAGCGTGATTCTCAAGCACATGCTCGGCCTGATTAAGCCCGAGCGCGGCGAGGTGCTGGTGTTCGGCCGCGACCTGACCCGCATTCGGGCGCGTGAGATCAAGGAAATCCGCACCCAGTTCGGGGTGCTGTTCCAGAATGCCGCCCTGTTTGATTCCATGACGGTGTTCGACAACGTGGCCCTGCCGCTGCGCGAGCGCACCAAGGTGCCCGAAGACCAAATTCGCCGGAGTGTCATGGACAAACTGGCCCTGATGGATCTGCAAGGGGCGGAAGATAAGTACCCGGCGCAGATCTCAGGCGGCATGCGCAAACGCGTGGGGTTGGCGCGGGCGCTGATGCTCAACCCGCGGGTGGTGTTTTTCGACGAGCCGACCACCGGCCTCGACGTGCACAAGAGCAACGAAATCTATCGCCTGTTTCACCGCACCCAGCGGCAGCTCAAATACACGGCGGTCATCGTCAGCCATGACGTGCCCAAGATTTTCAAGCTCGCCGACGCCGTGGCGCTGCTCGCCGAGGGGGTGATCCAGGGCTGCATGTCGCCCGAGGAATTCCAGTTGGCGGACAACCCCATCATCCGCGAATTCGTCGAGACCACCATGGGGCCGATCTATTCGAGTGAAAAGGAGGAGTCCATCCTTTATGAAACGCTTTAA
- the mlaD gene encoding outer membrane lipid asymmetry maintenance protein MlaD, with translation MKRFNVEMSVGVFLVLGFLCFAWLAIKLGDVRLFGDDSYRVTARFGSISGLKPGAQVEIAGVQVGRVTRISLDPERYEALVELAINRDVRLTEDSIASIRTAGIIGDRYINISPGGAPDYIEPGGRIFETESAINLEELLSKYIFESK, from the coding sequence ATGAAACGCTTTAATGTAGAAATGTCCGTCGGTGTGTTTCTCGTGCTGGGCTTTCTCTGCTTTGCCTGGCTGGCGATCAAGCTGGGCGATGTGCGCCTGTTCGGCGACGACAGTTACCGGGTGACGGCGCGCTTTGGGTCGATTTCCGGCCTCAAGCCCGGGGCGCAGGTGGAGATCGCCGGGGTGCAGGTCGGCCGCGTGACGCGCATCAGCCTCGACCCCGAGCGATACGAAGCCCTGGTCGAACTGGCGATCAACCGCGATGTGCGTCTGACCGAGGACAGCATCGCCTCGATTCGCACCGCCGGGATCATCGGCGATCGCTACATCAATATTTCCCCCGGGGGCGCCCCGGATTACATCGAACCCGGAGGGCGCATTTTTGAAACCGAATCCGCCATCAATCTGGAAGAACTGCTCAGCAAGTATATATTTGAAAGTAAATAG
- a CDS encoding MlaA family lipoprotein: protein MRTLISLALFVALLFAALPLAAQELVDPTATRAVAAPDDDFSPFEDDFDNGFVAVYDPIEPFNRAMFWFNDKLYVYLLKPVARAYRVVPEPARVSVGNFFSNLATPVRFANSLLQFRFPDAGRELGRFVVNTTWGVGGLFDPAHKHLGWNKKDEDLGQTLGYFGIPAGPYLVLPVFGPSNPRDALGRIGDGFLDPWPYVLDETWEVIAVKTYDRINWLSLDRDTYEGIKREQLDPYLFIRDAYAQRREAMIME from the coding sequence ATGCGCACACTGATCTCCCTTGCTCTGTTCGTGGCCCTGTTGTTCGCAGCTTTGCCGCTTGCCGCCCAGGAACTGGTCGATCCCACCGCGACGCGGGCCGTGGCCGCCCCTGATGATGATTTTTCTCCCTTTGAGGATGACTTCGATAATGGGTTCGTGGCCGTCTACGACCCCATCGAGCCCTTCAACCGCGCCATGTTCTGGTTCAACGACAAGCTCTATGTCTACCTGCTCAAGCCCGTGGCGCGCGCCTACCGGGTGGTGCCCGAGCCGGCGCGGGTTTCGGTGGGCAATTTTTTCTCCAACCTGGCCACGCCGGTGCGCTTCGCGAACAGCCTGCTGCAATTTCGCTTTCCCGATGCCGGCCGAGAACTCGGACGGTTCGTGGTCAATACCACCTGGGGGGTCGGCGGTCTTTTCGATCCGGCGCACAAGCATCTGGGCTGGAACAAAAAGGATGAGGATCTCGGCCAGACCCTGGGCTATTTCGGCATTCCCGCCGGTCCCTATCTGGTGCTGCCGGTGTTTGGCCCCTCCAACCCGCGCGATGCCCTGGGGCGCATCGGCGATGGTTTTCTCGATCCCTGGCCCTATGTTCTTGACGAAACCTGGGAAGTCATCGCCGTCAAGACCTATGATCGCATCAACTGGTTGTCCCTCGATCGCGACACTTATGAGGGGATCAAACGCGAACAGCTCGATCCCTATCTGTTCATTCGCGATGCCTATGCCCAGCGCCGCGAAGCGATGATCATGGAATGA
- a CDS encoding MlaC/ttg2D family ABC transporter substrate-binding protein, with amino-acid sequence MKHANFLHLLLVALLLVVAVPVRAQGGPQAQLKETVDAVLAVLRDGALDSAAKRERISPLVRARFDFPTMAQWVLGPQWRQASAAEQERFVGLFSDLLEATYIGRIDEYSGEQVVFIGEQIEDRRAQVDTKVMTRSAEIPINYRLVSRGEQWLVFDVIIENVSLVRNYRSSFSEIVRREGMQSLFAQMEKRISELKAGGGAG; translated from the coding sequence ATGAAGCATGCAAATTTTCTCCATCTCCTGCTGGTGGCTCTGTTGTTGGTGGTCGCCGTGCCGGTTCGCGCCCAGGGCGGGCCCCAGGCGCAACTCAAGGAGACCGTCGATGCGGTCCTCGCCGTTTTACGCGACGGTGCTCTTGACAGCGCCGCCAAGCGCGAGCGAATCAGTCCACTGGTGCGGGCACGCTTTGATTTTCCGACCATGGCTCAGTGGGTGCTGGGTCCCCAGTGGCGTCAGGCCAGCGCTGCGGAGCAGGAGCGCTTCGTGGGGTTGTTCAGCGACCTGCTCGAAGCCACCTACATCGGGCGCATCGATGAATACAGCGGCGAGCAGGTGGTGTTCATCGGCGAGCAGATCGAGGACCGCCGCGCCCAAGTGGACACCAAGGTCATGACCCGCAGCGCCGAGATTCCCATCAACTACCGTCTGGTCAGCCGCGGCGAGCAGTGGCTGGTGTTCGACGTGATCATCGAGAACGTCAGTCTGGTGCGCAACTACCGCAGCTCCTTCAGCGAAATCGTGCGGCGCGAGGGCATGCAGAGCCTGTTCGCCCAGATGGAGAAGCGCATCAGCGAGCTCAAGGCCGGCGGCGGCGCCGGGTAA
- a CDS encoding cyclic nucleotide-binding domain-containing protein translates to MDIGFEQICRDLKDDLRFFRFLEERDLEVLRNYVKCWQVAAGETLWHEGDDDSSVVFVVRGRLEEKKLTEFEENRVIVGVYGPGAIMGEFGLLDGQPRAFTAAALDDAGLLVLEREAFERLTTEHPEVGVRLLKGMLFAATQRLKKSFDRLASIF, encoded by the coding sequence ATGGACATCGGGTTTGAACAGATTTGCCGCGACCTCAAGGACGATCTGCGTTTCTTCCGTTTTCTCGAGGAACGCGACCTTGAGGTGCTGCGCAACTATGTCAAGTGCTGGCAGGTCGCTGCCGGTGAAACCCTGTGGCATGAGGGTGATGACGACAGCTCCGTGGTGTTTGTCGTGCGCGGGCGCCTGGAGGAAAAGAAACTGACCGAATTCGAGGAAAACCGGGTGATCGTCGGGGTCTATGGGCCGGGAGCGATCATGGGTGAATTCGGTTTGCTCGATGGTCAGCCGCGGGCCTTCACCGCCGCCGCTCTGGATGATGCTGGGCTTCTGGTCCTCGAGCGCGAGGCCTTCGAGCGCCTTACCACCGAGCATCCCGAAGTGGGCGTGCGCCTGCTCAAGGGCATGCTCTTCGCCGCCACGCAACGCCTGAAAAAGTCTTTCGATCGTCTCGCCTCCATCTTCTGA
- the ppk1 gene encoding polyphosphate kinase 1: MTTETRGLEPPGKGVAALPAPAVASVLPTGCEGIPTKDAAPGRGSRKSVAAAKSAARQPRLADLAPRDLYLNRELTWLQFNRRVLHEAGDERNPLLERVKFLAITSSNLDEFFMKRIGGLKQQLGAGMTELSVDGRTPRQQIEECYAVVRDMVREMQAVYAGLKKALRDEGIAILGCAELSSRERKWLRDYYHRNIYPLVTPQSIDPAHPFPFISNLSLNLLVTLRYPQDGEMSMARVKVPVGLAAPRFIRIGEKNRFVPLEEVMAHHLDMLFPEMQVMSCEFFRVTRNANTEKNEEHAEDLLAMIESELQERKFAPIVRLQTYRGMDPAHRGRIASELGLDENADVFEIEGFMALRDLWEIHGLNFPELKDPPHHPIDHPGLQAPRPIFHVIREAGAILLQHPYESFTSSVERFLREAAADPKVRAIKMTLYRTESESRIVDHLIDAAENGKQVAVVVELKARFDEAANIRLASRMEEAGIHVTYGVVGLKTHAKVILVVRHDFDGLRRYMHLGTGNYHAGTARIYSDVGLLTCDEKIGEDITELFNYLTTGYTPKRTYQKILPAPKICKRALLSRIEREMEAHSPENPGLIQFKMNALEDADVVKALYRASQAGVRIDLLVRDTCRLRPGVAGLSETVRVVSIVGRFLEHARIYYFRNGGAEEYFIGSADIMKRNLEYRVEILIPIESPELRRDLRALLDIQLADRRCAWDMQPDGSYVQRRPDTPEQEKGCHQRLIELAEQRQKDVSRLRKRKSKNFGGRNLR, from the coding sequence ATGACGACGGAAACCCGAGGATTGGAACCGCCCGGAAAGGGCGTCGCGGCATTGCCCGCGCCGGCGGTCGCGAGCGTCCTGCCGACGGGCTGCGAAGGGATCCCGACGAAGGATGCCGCGCCAGGCAGGGGCTCCAGGAAAAGCGTCGCGGCCGCCAAATCGGCGGCGCGCCAACCGCGGCTAGCCGATCTGGCGCCGCGCGACCTTTACCTCAACCGCGAACTGACCTGGCTGCAATTCAACCGGCGGGTTCTGCACGAAGCCGGCGACGAGCGCAATCCCTTGCTGGAGCGGGTCAAGTTTCTCGCCATCACCAGCAGCAACCTCGATGAGTTCTTCATGAAGCGCATCGGCGGCCTCAAGCAGCAGCTCGGCGCGGGCATGACCGAACTCAGTGTTGACGGTCGCACCCCGCGCCAGCAGATCGAGGAATGCTACGCGGTGGTGCGCGACATGGTCAGGGAGATGCAGGCGGTGTACGCCGGCCTCAAGAAGGCCCTGCGCGACGAGGGCATCGCCATTCTCGGTTGCGCGGAGCTCAGCTCGCGGGAGCGCAAGTGGCTGCGCGACTATTACCATCGCAACATCTACCCCCTGGTGACGCCGCAGTCCATCGACCCGGCCCATCCTTTTCCTTTCATCTCCAATCTTTCCCTCAACCTGCTGGTGACCCTGCGTTATCCCCAGGACGGCGAGATGTCCATGGCTCGGGTCAAGGTGCCGGTGGGCCTGGCGGCGCCGCGTTTCATCCGCATCGGCGAGAAAAACCGCTTCGTGCCCCTTGAGGAGGTGATGGCGCATCATCTCGACATGCTTTTTCCCGAGATGCAGGTCATGTCCTGTGAATTTTTCCGCGTGACGCGCAACGCCAACACGGAAAAGAACGAGGAGCACGCCGAGGATCTGCTCGCCATGATCGAATCGGAACTGCAGGAGCGCAAGTTCGCGCCCATCGTGCGCTTGCAGACCTACCGCGGCATGGATCCCGCGCACCGGGGGCGAATCGCGTCGGAACTGGGCCTTGATGAGAACGCCGACGTGTTCGAGATCGAGGGCTTCATGGCGCTGCGCGATCTGTGGGAAATCCACGGACTGAATTTCCCCGAGCTCAAGGATCCTCCCCATCATCCCATCGATCACCCCGGATTGCAGGCGCCGCGCCCGATTTTTCACGTGATCCGCGAAGCCGGGGCGATCCTTCTGCAACATCCCTACGAGTCCTTCACGTCCTCCGTCGAGCGTTTTCTGCGCGAGGCGGCCGCCGATCCCAAGGTGCGGGCGATCAAGATGACCTTGTATCGCACCGAAAGCGAAAGTCGCATCGTCGATCATCTCATCGACGCCGCCGAGAACGGCAAGCAGGTGGCGGTGGTGGTGGAGCTCAAGGCCCGCTTCGACGAGGCGGCCAACATTCGCCTGGCATCGCGCATGGAGGAAGCGGGCATCCACGTCACCTACGGCGTGGTCGGACTCAAAACCCACGCCAAGGTGATTCTGGTGGTGCGTCACGATTTCGACGGACTGCGTCGCTACATGCACCTGGGCACCGGTAACTATCACGCGGGCACCGCGCGTATTTACAGCGACGTGGGGCTTTTGACCTGCGACGAGAAAATCGGCGAGGATATCACCGAACTGTTCAACTACCTGACCACCGGTTATACGCCCAAGCGCACTTATCAGAAGATCCTGCCCGCGCCCAAGATCTGCAAGCGCGCGCTGCTGAGCCGCATTGAACGCGAAATGGAAGCGCACAGCCCGGAGAATCCTGGGTTGATCCAGTTCAAGATGAACGCCTTGGAGGACGCCGACGTGGTCAAGGCCCTCTATCGCGCCAGTCAGGCCGGCGTCAGGATCGATCTGCTGGTGCGCGACACCTGCCGACTGCGCCCCGGCGTGGCGGGTCTTTCGGAAACCGTGCGGGTGGTGAGCATCGTCGGTCGCTTTCTCGAGCACGCCCGCATCTACTACTTCCGCAACGGCGGCGCGGAGGAATATTTCATCGGCTCCGCCGACATCATGAAGCGCAATCTCGAGTACCGCGTGGAAATCCTCATCCCCATCGAATCCCCGGAATTGCGCCGTGATCTGCGTGCCCTGCTCGACATTCAGCTTGCCGATCGCCGCTGCGCCTGGGACATGCAGCCCGACGGCAGCTACGTGCAGCGTCGCCCGGACACGCCGGAGCAGGAAAAAGGCTGCCATCAGCGGCTCATCGAACTGGCCGAGCAGCGCCAGAAGGATGTCAGTCGCCTGCGCAAGCGCAAATCGAAAAACTTTGGCGGGCGCAACTTGCGCTGA
- a CDS encoding CYTH domain-containing protein has protein sequence MGVEIERKFLLRNHDWQNAVIGKTRLRQGFLSTDPERTLRVRLADGQGTLTIKGLTRGARRVEFEYPIPAEDAARLLDELCLKPLIEKIRHAVPYAGMLWEIDVFSGDNAGLVVAEIELGDEGQVFELPPWVGEEVTGDPRYYNANLIRRPFSAWSTAL, from the coding sequence ATGGGCGTTGAAATCGAGCGTAAGTTTCTGCTGCGCAACCATGACTGGCAAAACGCCGTGATCGGCAAGACGCGCCTGCGCCAGGGCTTTCTGTCGACGGATCCCGAGCGGACCCTGCGCGTGCGGCTCGCCGACGGTCAGGGCACGCTGACGATCAAGGGGCTGACCCGCGGCGCTCGTCGGGTGGAATTCGAATACCCGATACCCGCCGAGGACGCCGCGCGGCTGCTGGATGAATTGTGTCTCAAGCCCCTGATCGAAAAAATCCGCCATGCGGTGCCTTATGCCGGGATGCTCTGGGAGATAGATGTTTTCTCGGGCGACAATGCCGGATTGGTCGTGGCCGAGATAGAACTGGGCGACGAGGGGCAGGTTTTCGAGTTGCCGCCCTGGGTCGGCGAGGAGGTGACGGGCGATCCGCGCTATTACAACGCCAACCTGATCCGCCGGCCATTTTCTGCTTGGTCCACGGCGCTCTGA
- a CDS encoding CYTH and CHAD domain-containing protein, with amino-acid sequence MADCRYGLNGDENLVLEALALRFKIVAESHGEFAMVYFDTFDWRLHQAERRLVEVRQNGKSSSELCQVDGTLLASGGGVPRFAWDFPPGPMRQILEPLVEMRALLPVARLHGRRALHAVLDGREKTIARIEFFAPEVEGADGSRLALRQRLIVHCLKGFARAARRLCRFLEGRCGLTPLREELFAESLTALGRRPGEYSSKIDLSLTASMPAAVAVRQILRHLFQTLRLNQPGVEDALDSEFLHDFRVAVRRTRVALAQFRTVLPAREVEHFRHEFAWLGTLTSPARDLDVYLLGFPKFQAGLPPAERDDLVPFRRFLERHWEREYQQLTKQLRSPRYVRLLSNWDDFLQRPEDPEATPDGMRPIAEVVARRCWKIYRRVLREGQAIGPQSPPSDLHELRKTCKKFRYLMEFFQSLYPADRIGRLIKALKGLQDHLGAFQDLHVQVETLRRFSQEMAEEGEAPAATLLALGRLVEGFDRRQGEVREEFSERFSSFAVEENQQVCRALFKPQAREPA; translated from the coding sequence ATGGCCGATTGCCGATACGGGCTCAATGGTGACGAAAACCTTGTACTTGAAGCCCTGGCTTTGCGCTTTAAAATCGTCGCGGAATCGCACGGCGAATTTGCGATGGTTTATTTCGACACCTTTGATTGGCGTTTGCATCAGGCCGAGCGGCGATTGGTGGAGGTGCGCCAGAACGGCAAGTCGTCGAGCGAACTGTGCCAGGTCGACGGCACCTTGCTTGCCTCCGGAGGGGGCGTTCCGCGCTTTGCCTGGGATTTTCCACCCGGACCCATGCGGCAAATCCTCGAACCCCTTGTCGAGATGCGTGCCCTGCTGCCCGTGGCGCGCCTGCACGGGCGACGCGCTCTTCATGCCGTGCTGGATGGGCGCGAGAAAACCATCGCACGGATTGAGTTTTTTGCTCCCGAGGTCGAAGGTGCCGACGGATCGCGGCTGGCCCTGCGGCAGCGTCTCATCGTCCATTGCCTCAAGGGGTTTGCGCGGGCGGCTCGCCGGTTGTGCAGATTTCTGGAAGGGCGATGCGGTTTGACGCCCCTGCGTGAGGAACTTTTTGCGGAGAGCTTGACGGCGCTGGGGCGCCGTCCTGGTGAGTATTCCTCCAAAATCGATCTCAGTCTGACGGCATCCATGCCTGCGGCGGTTGCCGTGCGGCAGATTCTGAGACATCTTTTTCAAACCCTGCGGCTCAATCAGCCGGGTGTCGAAGACGCCCTGGACTCCGAGTTCCTGCATGATTTTCGCGTGGCGGTGCGCCGCACCCGCGTGGCTCTGGCGCAGTTCAGGACCGTTCTGCCGGCTCGCGAGGTGGAGCATTTTCGCCACGAATTCGCCTGGCTGGGCACCCTCACCAGCCCGGCTCGCGATCTGGATGTCTATCTTCTTGGCTTTCCCAAGTTTCAGGCCGGCCTGCCGCCTGCCGAGCGCGATGATCTGGTGCCTTTCCGTCGTTTTCTTGAAAGGCACTGGGAGAGGGAATACCAGCAGTTGACGAAACAACTACGGTCGCCGAGGTATGTTCGGCTGCTCTCCAATTGGGATGATTTTCTGCAACGCCCCGAGGACCCGGAGGCCACTCCCGACGGCATGAGGCCGATCGCCGAAGTGGTTGCCCGGCGTTGCTGGAAGATTTACCGCCGTGTTCTTCGCGAGGGCCAAGCCATCGGCCCGCAATCGCCGCCGTCGGACTTGCACGAATTGCGCAAGACTTGCAAAAAATTTCGCTATCTCATGGAATTTTTCCAGAGCCTCTATCCAGCGGATCGCATCGGCCGCTTGATCAAGGCCCTCAAGGGGCTGCAAGATCATCTGGGAGCCTTTCAGGACCTGCACGTTCAGGTTGAAACGCTGCGCCGCTTCAGCCAGGAAATGGCCGAGGAGGGAGAGGCGCCCGCCGCGACACTTCTGGCACTGGGGCGCCTGGTGGAAGGATTTGATCGCCGTCAGGGCGAGGTGCGTGAGGAATTTTCCGAACGGTTCTCGTCCTTTGCCGTAGAGGAAAACCAACAAGTTTGTCGGGCTTTATTCAAGCCTCAAGCCCGGGAGCCGGCATGA
- a CDS encoding ParA family protein gives MKVLASYNIKGGVGKTAAAVNLAWLAARAGHRTLVWDLDPQGAATYYFRVKAKVKGGGRGLVSGRRDLDDLIKATDFPHLDLLPADFSYRSLDLLLEQEKKPTRRLRKLLKPLALNYDVLLLDCPPSISLVSEAVFFAADALLVPVIPTTLSLRTLEQLFDFRERQQLEDLTILPFFSMVDRRKGLHREIVDQFPQQRPEMLKTPIPYASEVERMGIEKAPLGTFAARSSAAMAFEGLWSEVARKLTIGNS, from the coding sequence ATGAAAGTTCTGGCAAGCTACAATATCAAGGGCGGGGTGGGAAAAACCGCGGCGGCCGTCAATCTGGCCTGGCTTGCGGCGCGCGCCGGACATCGCACCCTGGTGTGGGATCTGGATCCCCAGGGCGCGGCGACCTATTATTTCCGCGTGAAGGCCAAGGTCAAGGGCGGCGGGCGAGGATTGGTGAGCGGACGGCGCGACCTGGATGATCTCATCAAGGCCACGGATTTTCCTCATCTGGATCTGTTGCCCGCGGATTTTTCCTATCGCAGTCTTGATTTGTTGCTGGAGCAGGAAAAAAAACCGACCCGCCGACTGCGCAAACTTCTCAAACCCCTGGCACTCAATTATGACGTGCTGCTGCTCGATTGTCCGCCGAGCATTTCCCTGGTGTCCGAGGCTGTCTTTTTCGCCGCCGATGCCTTGCTGGTGCCGGTGATCCCAACGACCCTGTCACTGCGGACCCTAGAGCAGTTGTTTGACTTTCGCGAAAGGCAGCAACTCGAGGACCTGACGATCCTGCCGTTTTTTTCCATGGTCGATCGCCGCAAGGGGCTGCATCGGGAAATCGTCGATCAATTTCCGCAGCAACGCCCGGAAATGCTCAAAACGCCTATTCCCTATGCCAGCGAAGTGGAGCGCATGGGGATTGAAAAGGCGCCTCTCGGCACTTTTGCCGCGCGCAGCAGCGCCGCGATGGCGTTTGAAGGTCTATGGAGCGAAGTGGCGCGGAAGTTAACTATCGGGAATTCTTGA
- a CDS encoding 4Fe-4S dicluster domain-containing protein: MKSFGVGNGFGEALLAILQSRGRVFGPIRGADGICRLGPLTRWTSLCADPPYLPPKKYLFPPRERLWSLMADEYRRNGRPEEAMALVGLAPCDLRAIDYLDRVFADDPHYQERRRRTLLVGIACVPREECACRVGDYPPGDLFLADDRLWCGSMQGEDLVAQLRPVLGDEQDRPLPPREFVGRPQENGRLLAAFARSAGAPLWARIAQGCLSCGACSAVCPTCTCYDIVDEVLPGKAPERFRTWDNCFFSSFALVAGGHNFHRERAERLRFRFEHKFFGFGPLRGETSCVGCGRCARACPVGISLEEIRQTLLRESSR, encoded by the coding sequence ATGAAAAGTTTCGGCGTCGGCAATGGTTTTGGCGAGGCTCTTCTTGCCATTTTGCAATCCCGTGGTCGTGTTTTCGGCCCGATCCGCGGCGCGGACGGCATCTGCCGCCTGGGTCCCCTGACCCGCTGGACATCCCTGTGCGCCGATCCGCCCTATCTTCCCCCCAAAAAGTATCTTTTCCCTCCCCGGGAACGCCTCTGGTCCCTGATGGCCGACGAATACCGGCGCAACGGGCGACCCGAAGAGGCGATGGCGCTGGTCGGGCTGGCTCCCTGTGACCTGCGCGCCATCGACTATCTGGATCGGGTGTTCGCCGACGACCCGCATTACCAGGAGCGACGGCGTCGCACCCTGCTGGTCGGAATCGCCTGCGTGCCTAGGGAGGAATGCGCTTGCCGGGTCGGGGACTATCCTCCCGGCGATCTTTTCCTCGCCGACGATCGGCTCTGGTGCGGTTCGATGCAGGGAGAGGATCTCGTCGCCCAGCTGAGGCCCGTCCTTGGCGACGAACAGGATCGGCCCTTGCCGCCGCGCGAATTCGTCGGGCGACCCCAGGAAAACGGCCGATTGCTCGCGGCCTTCGCGCGCTCAGCCGGGGCGCCCTTGTGGGCACGGATCGCCCAGGGCTGTCTGTCCTGTGGGGCCTGCTCGGCGGTTTGCCCGACCTGCACCTGTTACGACATCGTCGATGAGGTCCTGCCGGGGAAGGCGCCGGAGCGCTTTCGCACCTGGGACAACTGTTTTTTTTCCTCTTTCGCCTTGGTCGCCGGGGGACATAATTTCCACCGGGAGCGCGCCGAGCGTCTGCGTTTTCGTTTCGAGCACAAGTTTTTCGGTTTCGGCCCCTTGCGCGGCGAGACCTCCTGCGTGGGTTGCGGCCGTTGCGCGCGGGCCTGTCCGGTGGGGATCAGCCTGGAGGAGATCAGACAGACCCTGCTCAGGGAATCCTCGCGATGA